Below is a genomic region from Ketogulonicigenium vulgare WSH-001.
CCCAATATAAATCCGCAACTGTATCGAGATTGCAGTTGATTTTTAGCGCCAATGGCGCTATTTTGTGGATGTCGATGGGAAAACATCCCGCCAAACGAGGAGATCGACGTGACCCAAGCTGAACAAAGCCTTGCAGATGACAAAATGCGCGCCGAGATCGCGAAGCTGCTGGCTGAGACCAAGCAAGTGACCGTCAGCACATTTCTTGCGCCCTTCCTCGCTGCGGCGGGGTTGATGGGGGCGACTGCGGCGCTTGTGAAAATTTTCCTTGGATGACGCCCGAAGAATTCAAAGAGGCCCGGCGAAAGCTGGGCCTTACCCAATCTGAGTTGGGCGCAATTCTTGATACTGCCCCCCAAACGATCCGCAAATGGGAAATGCCCGACACGCGATCCACAGCGCGTGGCGTGAATCCCGTTGCGGCCCGCGTGATGGCCTGGCTTATGTCGGGCTGGCGTCCGCCGCAATGGCCACAAGGGCGGGCTTAACACGGGGCAGGGCGATTATTGAGAAGGTTTAACGCCAGCGCGGCTTTTGTTCAGGGCAAAGTTTTCGCAAGTAAACGGTGAAAAATGCATGGGATAAAGCAGCACTTATTTTCTCAAATATTCTTGATTGATGGACGATAATGTAAAAACTTTGGGAATTAATAGGTGGTCCGACGTCAATGGAAACAAAGATGATCGTATCCATGCGCTGACCATTCAGCGGGTATTTTGGTGTATAAGCCTATGTGCGATAACCTATGAGCTGATAAGGCAGACTATCTACTACCTTAAGCGTTCTACGACCGGTTTTTTCTTTATACGTAGGCTGATCAATCCCCGAACGCTATGATCATAAGGCAGGCACTAGGCTGTCATATTTGATCTGCTGTATTGGTATGCGAGAGACGTAAGAGGGATCTGAATTTTACAAGGGCCCTTGGGCATCGCCGCCAAAGACGCTGACTCCGCGCTGGTGAGCGGCCCTGCTAGAATATCGCGATATGCAAAAGGGTGACGCCAAAGGTCTGCGTCACCGCCCACTTGGTCGATCCCCGCCAATCCGGGAATAGGTGCACGCGGAGGGCATGCAGAGGCCGACGTGGTCGCTTGGATGGATGTTTTGGGGAAAGTTAACCGCAAGCCTAGCCTTGGGTTTGCGCCGCGCCGTTAAAAGGGCAGGTCAAGTTTGCGTGCAACTATGGCTTCTTGAAGCTTCCACGCTTTGCGCAGAATTCCATACCCTGGAACTCCATAAGCCACGCATCCTCCCCGAAGTGAAAGACGTGGTAATCATCAGGCCCAAGGTATCGAGATCGAGTGCTGATCCCCCTGCGCGCGCTGGATTTCAATTCATTCTGCGCGCGCTGTGGTCGTGCACAAAAGGTACGCTGTGCACTGAAAATCGCTTCTCGAAGGGCAAATGTCACCAAAATCTCTGACAAACTTATACCCACGGCAAACGCATGTTCCGGGCTGTCGAAGTGGCCAAGCGTACCGAATGCAAATCCTTCGTTTTCTCTGTCATGGGCAGCAAGAGAAAAGACCGCTTGGTTCTCATGGCAAAAGATAGCGTAGGAATCCTTCGATATCACTTCAGATGCGCATATCATAACATCCTGCGCCTCAAGGTGTCCGCCATCGGCTTGAATTATCGGGGCGACTGGCCCGGTCAATGCGCCAAATTTTTTGTAATAATCGCGAAGAATATCATTCTTAATGTGGCTGACTTGATCTCCCGTCAGACTCATCTCATTCGCGCTCAGATTATACCAGCCACATAGCATAGGGATAAGATTTTCAAATATCATATCAAACTTCTATCTGGTTGGTATGCCCCGCATAGGTGACCCACACAAAAACAATAAAGCAATCCCAAACCCTCCTTTGTGGCAGGCTATTCTTTCCC
It encodes:
- a CDS encoding helix-turn-helix domain-containing protein, with the translated sequence MTPEEFKEARRKLGLTQSELGAILDTAPQTIRKWEMPDTRSTARGVNPVAARVMAWLMSGWRPPQWPQGRA